A window of the Hevea brasiliensis isolate MT/VB/25A 57/8 chromosome 6, ASM3005281v1, whole genome shotgun sequence genome harbors these coding sequences:
- the LOC110641456 gene encoding protein CHAPERONE-LIKE PROTEIN OF POR1, chloroplastic produces the protein MAAATLYVRPNRLAPGSPFSWPPVHLPTSAATTTQIKSSKNEPWRATIIPSSRRLLAAGGARAGSRADDSAPFEMSVENALKLLGVSESASFDDILRAKKAIIAACKDNQEAIAQVEAAYDMLLMRSLTQRQAGKVANSGIWYADVKPINGPGLGSVPQWLRTTMKNTPISVETPLTGDLGIQAGVYGALMVLTYVNGTTTSSVAPYAGADVPGLLLATSFGASLYFMTRKNVKLGKATIITLGGLVAGAVVGSAVENWLQVDIVPFLGIHSPAAVVSEFILFSQFLVSLYLR, from the exons ATGGCTGCGGCCACTCTCTACGTCCGGCCCAACCGCCTCGCTCCTGGTTCACCCTTCTCCTGGCCACCGGTCCACCTCCCCACCTCCGCCGCCACCACAACTCAAATAAAGTCCTCGAAGAATGAGCCATGGAGGGCCACAATAATTCCATCTTCTCGTCGCCTCTTAGCTGCAGGTGGCGCGCGAGCCGGTTCCCGAGCCGACGACTCTGCGCCGTTTGAGATGTCGGTCGAGAACGCTCTCAAGCTTCTCGGCGTCTCCGAGAGCGCGTCTTTCGATGATATACTTCGCGCCAAAAAAGCTATTATTGCTGCGTGCAAGGATAACCAGGAAGCGATTGCACAG GTTGAGGCTGCATATGATATGTTACTCATGCGAAGCTTAACTCAACGTCAAGCTGGCAAAGTTGCAAATAGTGGCATCTGGTATGCTGATgtcaagcccataaatggccctGGGTTGGGATCAGTACCTCAGTGGCTGCGGACAACTATGAAAAATACACCCATTTCAGTGGAAACACCATTGACTGGTGATTTGGGAATACAAGCAGGAGTGTATGGAGCTTTGATGGTTTTAACTTATGTAAATGGAACTACCACATCATCTGTGGCGCCTTATGCTGGGGCTGATGTTCCTGGGCTCCTATTAGCTACAAGTTTTGGTGCTTCCTTGTACTTCATGACAAGGAAGAACGTGAAGTTAG GGAAGGCCACCATAATAACTTTAGGAGGGCTTGTGGCTGGAGCTGTGGTGGGTTCAGCAGTTGAGAATTGGTTGCAAGTGGACATCGTGCCATTTCTTGGTATACACTCCCCTGCTGCTGTAGTTAGTGAATTCATTCTCTTCTCTCAATTCTTGGTTTCCCTCTACCTGAGGTAG
- the LOC110641443 gene encoding protein ALTERED PHOSPHATE STARVATION RESPONSE 1 — translation MGCVASKLEEEEEVVSICRERKRQLKLAVERRYALAEAHCRYCQSLYAVAATIKLFVARHSSPTSPFLITFPPPPSPTEQNVITNPIFLQQEPSESTTPHEAIACESCGSSTTSDSSEEETKEEEQREEQDFGYFYMQTQSPQTDFGWDFFNPFDTMRPEIVSGYGRSSDDDLRVVREEEGIPELEEEGDREEEEEEDNGKAVVIEEKGKTEIEERGTGEVKVVDEVANRSQSEQKGLTVIDTPERGRELLEALKDIEDHFVRAYDSGKDVSRMLEANRVYLQSGLEEIKGNSRKLIQAITWHRSTSSSKPSSCKSVVASISKSSSTWTEYKNDLFDEYGGMDAGSHSLTLGRLYAWEKKLYEEIKAGDSTWKIYEKKCSRLRNQDVRGDDELAMDKTRAAVKDLHARILVAIRSAESISKRIEKLRDEELQPQIVELLKGLTHAWKIMLESHETQNKILFEVKSFACPTYGKFCNDSHRLATLQLEAEIHNWRACFTEYVAAQKAYVEALHGWLTKFLVPEVEFCSRGRSSVAAYRATGPPLLMICHNWLSSMENLPGKAVSYALKSFSKDVRALWTQQGEEQQQKRKVDNLAKEVDRRTLALQKTETRFLESKLIEYETNQESEHLHDHLTEKKDQLDIIRKKLNTEKEKHHNCMQETQRMTLSGFQTGFSTVFESLTDFSKASMKMYNDLVNCSESAGKIDNQSHIEGAQGEEIGSR, via the exons ATGGGATGTGTTGCCTCCAagctagaagaagaagaagaggtggTATCTATCTGTAGGGAGAGAAAAAGGCAGCTAAAACTAGCTGTAGAGAGAAGATATGCTCTTGCAGAGGCACATTGTAGATACTGCCAGTCTCTCTATGCTGTAGCAGCTACTATAAAGCTCTTCGTAGCTCGCCATTCTTCACCAACTTCACCGTTTCTCATCACCTTCCCTCCTCCCCCATCTCCTACTGAACAAAACGTGATAACGAATCCAATCTTTCTCCAACAAGAGCCATCTGAGTCGACAACCCCCCATGAAGCCATTGCTTGTGAGTCTTGTGGTTCCTCAACAACTTCAGATTCTAGTGAGGAAGAGACCAAAGAAGAAGAACAGAGAGAGGAGCAAGATTTTGGGTATTTTTATATGCAAACACAGTCACCACAGACAGATTTTGGATGGGATTTCTTTAACCCATTTGATACAATGAGGCCAGAAATTGTAAGTGGTTATGGGAGAAGTTCAGATGATGACTTGAGGGTGGTGAGGGAAGAGGAGGGGATTCCAGAGCTAGAAGAAGAAGGGgatagggaagaagaagaagaagaagataatggaaaagcTGTGGTTATTGAAGAGAAAGGGAAAACGGAGATTGAGGAACGTGGGACTGGTGAGGTTAAGGTGGTGGATGAAGTTGCTAATCGGAGCCAAAGTGAGCAAAAGGGGCTTACGGTTATTGATACACCAGAGAGAGGTAGGGAACTATTAGAGGCATTGAAGGATATTGAGGACCACTTTGTTAGGGCTTATGATTCTGGCAAGGATGTGTCAAGGATGCTAGAAGCTAATAGGGTTTATTTGCAATCTGGCCTGGAGGAAATAAAAG GGAACTCGAGAAAACTAATTCAAGCTATTACATGGCATCGGTCCACTTCCTCGTCTAAGCCTTCATCATGCAAGAGTGTTGTGGCATCCATTTCTAAAAGTTcatcaacttggacagaatataagaATGATTTGTTTGATGAATATGGCGGAATGGATGCAGGAAGCCATTCACTAACACTTGGGAGGTTGTATGCTTGGGAAAAGAAGCTCTATGAAGAAATCAAG GCCGGAGATAGCACatggaaaatttatgaaaaaaaatgtTCTCGACTGAGAAACCAGGATGTCCGAGGAGATGATGAGCTTGCGATGGACAAGACCAGAGCTGCAGTAAAAGATTTACATGCTAGGATCTTGGTTGCAATTCGAAGTGCTGAGTCAATCTCAAAGAGAATTGAAAAGCTAAGAGACGAAGAACTGCAACCTCAAATAGTAGAACTCTTGAAAGG CCTAACTCACGCCTGGAAGATCATGTTGGAATCCCATGAAACCCAAAACAAGATTCTTTTTGAAGTAAAATCTTTTGCCTGCCCTACATATGGAAAGTTCTGCAATGACTCTCACCGGCTTGCAACGCTTCAACTTGAGGCTGAGATTCACAATTGGCGTGCCTGCTTTACCGAGTATGTTGCAGCACAAAAAGCATATGTTGAAGCTCTCCATGGTTGGTTAACCAAATTCTTAGTCCCTGAAGTTGAATTCTGCTCCAGAGGCAGGAGTTCAGTGGCAGCATATCGAGCCACAGGCCCCCCATTACTTATGATCTGCCATAATTGGTTATCTTCGATGGAGAACTTACCAGGTAAGgcagtatcatatgcattgaaaaGCTTTTCAAAGGATGTAAGGGCGTTGTGGACTCAGCAAGGGGAGGAACAACAACAAAAGAGGAAAGTTGACAATCTTGCAAAAGAAGTTGACAGAAGGACTCTGGCATTGCAAAAGACTGAGACTAGGTTTCTTGAATCCAAGCTTATAGAATATGAAACCAATCAGGAATCAGAACACCTTCATGACCACTTGACAGAGAAGAAAGATCAGTTGGACATAATTAGAAAGAAGCTAAACACAGAAAAGGAAAAACACCACAATTGCATGCAAGAAACACAAAGGATGACATTAAGTGGATTTCAGACAGGATTTTCGACAGTTTTCGAGTCCTTAACAGATTTCTCCAAGGCTTCTATGAAAATGTACAATGACCTTGTGAACTGCAGTGAGAGTGCTGGGAAAATAGATAACCAATCACATATAGAAGGTGCTCAGGGTGAAGAAATTGGCAGTAGATGA